One segment of Anguilla anguilla isolate fAngAng1 chromosome 1, fAngAng1.pri, whole genome shotgun sequence DNA contains the following:
- the ppp1r8b gene encoding protein phosphatase 1, regulatory subunit 8b has protein sequence MAAKPVANLPIFDCPSWAGKPPPGLHLDVVKGEKLVEKLIIDEKKYYLFGRNPDMCDFIIDHQSCSRVHAALVYHKHLKRLFLIDLNSTHGTFLGHIRLEAHKPQQVPIDSTVSFGASTRAYTIREKPQSQPSSAPGDSKPGDDEELKGLLGLPEEETELENLTEFNTAHNKRISTLTIEEGNLELQRPKRKRRSSHVTFNEDDQIINPEDVDPSVGRFRNMIQTAVVPMKKKKLEGQNALGLEDSAGRRLQSFPFSGGLYGDLPPTSHEGPHMGAQGGAGAMMGGLPLPFPNPAPEVDLSPTAAQPPVTLKPAPTYVSEALNEPRKKKYAKEAWPGKKPTPSLLI, from the exons ATGGCAGCGAAACCCGTTGCAAACTTACCTATTTTTGATTGTCCGTCATG GGCAGGGAAACCGCCTCCAGGGTTGCATCTGGACGTCGTGAAAGGAGAGAAACTGGtggag AAGCTGATCATCGATGAGAAGAAGTACTACTTGTTTGGGAGGAACCCGGACATGTGTGACTTCATCATCGACCACCAGTCCTGCTCCCGCGTTCATGCGGCCCTGGTGTACCACAAACACCTGAAGAGGCTGTTCCTCATCGACCTCAACAGCA CCCATGGCACCTTCTTGGGTCATATTCGGCTGGAGGCCCATAAGCCCCAGCAGGTGCCCATCGACTCCACCGTGTCGTTTGGGGCGTCGACCCGTGCCTACACCATCAGAGAGAAGCCCCAATCCCAGCCTAGCTCCGCCCCTGGCGACAGCAAACCCGGCGACGACGAGGAACTGAAGGGTCTGCTGGGCCTGCCCGAGGAGGAGACTGaactggag aacctGACAGAGTTCAACACAGCGCACAACAAGCGCATCTCCACGCTGACCATCGAGGAGGGGAACCTGGAGCTGCAGAGGCCCAAACGCAAGAGGAGGAGCTCCCACGTCACCTTCAACGAGGACGACCAGATCATCAACCCAG AGGACGTGGATCCCTCGGTTGGGCGGTTCAGAAACATGATACAGACAGCAGTGGTCCCCATGAAG aagaagaagctggaggGCCAAAATGCACTGGGCCTGGAGGACTCGGCAGGGCGGAGATTGCAGAGCTTCCCTTTCAGCGGGGGTCTCTATGGCGACCTCCCGCCCACCAGCCATGAGGGCCCGCACATGGGGGCCCAGGGTGGGGCAGGAGCCATGATGGGGggcctgcccctccccttcccaaaCCCAGCCCCCGAAGTGGACCTCTCGCCCACCGCCGCCCAGCCGCCCGTCACCCTTAAACCCGCCCCCACTTACGTCTCCGAGGCGCTCAACGAGCCGCGTAAGAAGAAGTACGCCAAGGAGGCGTGGCCTGGCAAGaagcccaccccctccctgctcatttag
- the LOC118226525 gene encoding cytochrome P450 4B1-like — MQLVESFRNAQFSLNLGRVYHLAFVFCLVLVVLKITKLYVERHKWMQVLRSFPGPPVHWLYGHVHEFHQDGTDLDKLLQWGESYPLAFPLWFGPFVSFLNIHHPEYVKTLLTSTEPKDDIAYKFLIPWIGDGLLVSQGKKWFRHRRLLTPGFHYDVLKPYVKIMADSTKIMLDKWEAYANKDESFELFEHVSLMTLDSIMKCAFSCETNCQIESGTNSYIQAVYELSYLINLRFRTFPYHSETIFNLSPHGYRFRKASRIAHQHTEEVVRKRKEALKNEKELGRIQKKRNLDFLDILLCARDEQQQGLSDEAIRAEVDTFMFEGHDTTASGISWILYSLACNPEHQQRAREEVLQVLEGKDTMDWEDLSKIPYTTMCIKECLRLYPPVPGHSRKLTKPMTFFDGRSVPEGSLVGASVYGIHRNSTVWENPEVFDPLRFLPENCAKRSPHAFVPFSAGPRNCIGQNFAMNEMKVATALILRRFQLAKDPKRTPKLIPRLVLRSLNGIHLKIKRVELEP; from the exons ATGCAGCTGGTTGAATCGTTTAGGAATGCGCAGTTTTCCTTGAATTTAGGACGCGTTTACCATTTAGCGTTCGTTTTCTGTTTAGTCCTTGTGGTGCTGAAAATCACAAAGCTATATGTCGAAAGACACAAATGGATGCAGGTTCTTCGGTCTTTTCCGGGACCACCTGTGCACTGGCTCTACGGACACGTCCACGAG TTTCATCAAGATGGGACGGATTTGGATAAACTTCTGCAATGGGGAGAGTCGTATCCTCTGGCGTTTCCGCTATGGTTTGGGCCGTTTGTTTCCTTCTTGAATATCCATCACCCGGAATATGTGAAGACACTCCTGACCTCGACAG AGCCCAAAGATGACATTGCATATAAATTCCTTATTCCATGGATTG GAGATGGCCTGCTCGTGTCTCAGGGGAAGAAATGGTTCAGACACAGAAGACTCCTGACACCAGGGTTCCACTATGATGTCCTCAAGCCCTACGTGAAAATAATGGCTGACAGTACTAAAATCATGCTG GACAAATGGGAAGCCTACGCCAACAAAGACGAGTCGTTTGAGCTTTTTGAGCACGTGAGCCTGATGACGCTGGACAGCATTATGAAGTGTGCATTCAGCTGCGAGACCAACTGCCAGATAGAGAG TGGGACCAACTCATACATCCAGGCAGTCTATGAGCTGAGCTACCTGATAAACCTCAGGTTCCGCACGTTTCCCTACCACAGCGAGACCATTTTCAACCTCAGCCCTCATGGATACAGGTTTCGGAAAGCCTCCAGGATCGCTCAtcagcacacag AGGAGGTTGTGCGAAAAAGGAAGGAAGCTTTGAAGAATGAGAAGGAACTGGGGAGAATACAAAAGAAGAGAAACCTGGACTTTCTCGATATTTTGCTGTGTGCAAGA GacgagcagcagcagggcctgTCGGACGAGGCGATCCGTGCCGAGGTGGACACCTTCATGTTCGAGGGGCACGACACGACGGCCAGCGGGATCTCCTGGATCCTCTACAGCCTGGCCTGCAACCCGGagcaccagcagagggcacgagaggaggtgctgcaggtcctggagggaaAGGACACCATGGACTG GGAGGATCTGAGTAAAATCCCGTACACAACCATGTGCATAAAGGAGTGCCTTCGGCTGTACCCCCCTGTTCCTGGGCATTCCCGGAAGCTGACCAAGCCCATGACCTTCTTCGACGGCAGAAGCGTTCCGGAAG GTTCTCTCGTCGGGGCGAGCGTTTACGGCATTCACAGGAATTCCACAGTGTGGGAGAACCCGGAA GTGTTTGATCCTTTGCGGTTTCTGCCGGAAAACTGCGCAAAGAGGTCGCCCCACGCCTTCGTGCCCTTCTCTGCAGGACCCAG GAACTGTATCGGCCAAAACTTCGCCATGAATGAGATGAAAGTGGCAACAGCGCTAATACTCCGACGGTTCCAGCTGGCGAAAGATCCCAAAAGAACCCCAAAATTAATCCCACGCCTGGTCCTTCGCTCTCTCAACGGAATCCATCTGAAAATCAAACGCGTGGAACTCGAACCTTGA